The following proteins are encoded in a genomic region of Actinomadura sp. NAK00032:
- a CDS encoding LLM class F420-dependent oxidoreductase, which translates to MRIGMALSYSGGFKETVEELADYEKAGLDIVYIAEAYSFDAVSQMGYIAARTERLEIASGILNIYSRTPTAMAQTAAGLDYVSDGRFTLGIGASGPQVIEGFHGVPYTAPLGRTREVIEICRKVWRRERLQYEGRHYTLPLPADQGTGLGKPLKLINHPVRADIPILVAAIGPKNVEQTAEIANGWEPIFYMPEKAADVWGASLAAGKARRDPALGELDVVGQAALAIGDDVRGYLEFGRPMAALYIGGMGAKGKNFYNDLARRYGFEKEAEEIQDLYLDGKKDEAAAKVPQELLEKMSLIGSEGHVRERLAAMKESGITTLNVSPIAGDHKGRLALIEKVKEMAAEV; encoded by the coding sequence ATGCGCATCGGGATGGCGCTCAGCTACTCGGGCGGTTTCAAGGAGACCGTCGAGGAGCTGGCCGACTACGAGAAGGCCGGTCTCGACATCGTCTATATCGCGGAGGCCTACAGCTTCGACGCGGTGAGCCAGATGGGCTACATCGCCGCCAGGACCGAGCGGCTGGAGATCGCCTCCGGCATCCTCAACATCTACTCGCGCACGCCGACGGCGATGGCGCAGACCGCCGCCGGCCTGGACTACGTCTCCGACGGCCGGTTCACGCTCGGCATCGGCGCGTCCGGGCCGCAGGTCATCGAGGGCTTCCACGGCGTCCCCTACACCGCGCCGCTCGGCCGCACCCGCGAGGTCATCGAGATCTGCCGCAAGGTCTGGCGGCGCGAGCGGCTCCAGTACGAGGGCAGGCACTACACGCTGCCGCTGCCCGCCGACCAGGGCACCGGCCTCGGCAAGCCGCTGAAGCTCATCAACCACCCGGTGCGCGCCGACATCCCGATCCTGGTCGCCGCGATCGGCCCGAAGAACGTCGAGCAGACCGCCGAGATCGCCAACGGCTGGGAGCCGATCTTCTACATGCCGGAGAAGGCCGCGGACGTGTGGGGCGCCTCCCTCGCCGCGGGCAAGGCCCGCCGCGACCCCGCGCTCGGCGAGCTGGACGTGGTCGGCCAGGCCGCGCTCGCCATCGGCGACGACGTGCGGGGCTACCTGGAGTTCGGCCGCCCGATGGCGGCGCTCTACATCGGCGGCATGGGAGCCAAGGGCAAGAACTTCTACAACGACCTCGCCCGCCGGTACGGCTTCGAGAAGGAGGCCGAGGAGATCCAGGACCTGTACCTGGACGGCAAGAAGGACGAGGCCGCCGCGAAGGTCCCGCAGGAGCTGCTGGAGAAGATGTCCCTCATCGGCTCCGAGGGGCACGTCCGCGAGCGGCTCGCCGCGATGAAGGAGTCCGGGATCACGACGCTGAACGTGTCCCCGATCGCCGGCGACCACAAGGGCCGGCTCGCCCTGATCGAGAAGGTCAAGGAGATGGCCGCCGAGGTGTGA
- a CDS encoding flavin monoamine oxidase family protein has protein sequence MTRVSRRRLLGTGALTAAGAVASAAAAPSAAARTAPVSTDVVIVGAGLSGLTAARDLAAAGRSVLVLEARERPGGRVYGLPLGDGTTSEGGAEFIGPTQDRIAALAKDMGVATFKTYNEGKNVYYRDGKRSLYATDGLLGAVPPDWGVIDLELALLKLGGMIKDIPVGEPWKAARAEEWDAQTFYTWSRSNSLSSGARFLMDAFASSTLSMRSQEISLLYLLNYAASAGNESTPGTVDRLINTKDGAQESRFVGGSQEVPVRLAAKLGDIVRYNAPVRSIATGADGVTVTADGITVSAKRVVVAMSPAIAGRIDYSPGLPASRAQLMQRYPMGSIAKFVGVYDTPFWRADGLTGQAVADSGAIDATFDNSPPDGSRGILMGFMNQANIRRLDGASADEVRAAGLASFTTLFGDKAASPRITAFQRWDNEMWSGGGPVGIAPPGALTAFGPALRAPCGRIHWAGTETSDYWTGYMDGAVRSGERVAREVHAAL, from the coding sequence TTGACCCGAGTCAGCCGCCGCAGACTGCTCGGCACGGGCGCGCTCACCGCGGCCGGCGCCGTCGCCTCCGCCGCCGCGGCGCCGTCCGCCGCCGCCCGCACCGCGCCCGTCAGCACCGACGTGGTGATCGTCGGGGCCGGCCTGTCCGGTCTCACCGCCGCGCGCGACCTGGCCGCCGCCGGCCGGTCCGTGCTCGTCCTGGAGGCCCGCGAGCGCCCCGGCGGGCGCGTGTACGGGCTGCCGCTCGGCGACGGCACCACCAGCGAGGGCGGCGCCGAGTTCATCGGCCCGACGCAGGACCGCATCGCCGCGCTGGCCAAGGACATGGGCGTCGCGACCTTCAAGACCTACAACGAGGGCAAGAACGTCTACTACCGCGACGGCAAGCGGTCCCTGTACGCCACCGACGGCCTGCTCGGCGCGGTCCCGCCGGACTGGGGCGTGATCGACCTGGAGCTGGCGCTGCTCAAGCTCGGCGGCATGATCAAGGACATCCCGGTCGGCGAGCCGTGGAAGGCGGCGAGGGCCGAGGAGTGGGACGCGCAGACCTTCTACACCTGGTCGCGGTCCAACTCGCTGAGCAGCGGCGCCCGGTTCCTGATGGACGCGTTCGCCTCCTCGACGCTGTCGATGCGCTCGCAGGAGATCTCGCTGCTGTACCTGCTGAACTACGCGGCCTCGGCGGGCAACGAGAGCACCCCCGGGACGGTCGACCGGCTGATCAACACCAAGGACGGCGCGCAGGAGTCGCGGTTCGTCGGCGGGTCGCAGGAGGTGCCGGTCCGGCTGGCGGCGAAGCTCGGCGACATCGTCCGCTACAACGCGCCGGTGCGGTCGATCGCGACCGGCGCGGACGGCGTCACCGTCACCGCGGACGGGATCACGGTGTCGGCGAAGCGGGTCGTCGTCGCGATGTCACCCGCGATCGCCGGGAGGATCGACTACTCGCCGGGGCTGCCCGCGAGCAGGGCGCAGCTCATGCAGCGCTACCCGATGGGGTCGATCGCCAAGTTCGTCGGCGTCTACGACACGCCGTTCTGGCGGGCGGACGGCCTCACCGGGCAGGCCGTCGCCGACAGCGGCGCCATCGACGCGACCTTCGACAACAGCCCGCCGGACGGGTCGCGCGGCATCCTGATGGGCTTCATGAACCAGGCGAACATCCGCAGGCTGGACGGCGCGTCCGCCGACGAGGTCCGGGCGGCGGGGCTCGCGTCGTTCACCACGCTGTTCGGTGACAAGGCCGCGAGCCCGCGGATCACGGCGTTCCAGCGCTGGGACAACGAGATGTGGAGCGGCGGCGGCCCGGTCGGCATCGCGCCGCCCGGCGCGCTGACCGCGTTCGGCCCGGCGCTGCGCGCCCCGTGCGGCCGGATCCACTGGGCGGGCACCGAGACGTCCGACTACTGGACGGGCTACATGGACGGCGCGGTCCGCTCCGGCGAGCGCGTCGCCAGGGAGGTCCACGCGGCGCTGTGA
- a CDS encoding Xaa-Pro peptidase family protein codes for MGETHIARRRRLAALAADRGLAAALVTRLVNVRYLTGLDSSRAALLVPADGAAVLATDVRYAGMAAEVCPDLPVVVDRQVAAALIKRAAADGHGRLGFEAHDITVEQHTALREEAGKLDSPVELAPLGHLVEELRMVKDEEEIGLLREACAITDRAFEAVLPEIRAGVTERAVAIALERAMVDLGAERPAFESIIASGPNGAVPHHHPGGRELQAGDLVTMDFGALYGGYHADMTRTVAIGEPAGWQRDLYDLVHQAQRAGIAAAAPGADTKDVDAAARQIIADAGHGEAFGHGLGHGVGLEIHEAPLMGYDQTGKLLDRVPITAEPGVYLAGRGGVRIEDTLVVRADGPELLTTTTKDLLVL; via the coding sequence ATGGGGGAGACGCACATCGCGCGGCGCCGCCGGCTCGCCGCGCTCGCCGCCGACCGCGGCCTGGCCGCCGCGCTGGTGACCCGGCTCGTCAACGTCCGCTACCTGACCGGCCTCGACAGCTCGCGCGCGGCGCTGCTCGTCCCGGCGGACGGCGCGGCCGTCCTCGCGACCGACGTCCGGTACGCCGGCATGGCCGCCGAGGTCTGCCCGGACCTGCCGGTCGTCGTCGACCGGCAGGTCGCCGCCGCGCTGATCAAGCGGGCCGCCGCGGACGGCCACGGCCGGCTCGGCTTCGAGGCCCACGACATCACCGTCGAGCAGCACACCGCCCTCCGCGAGGAGGCCGGCAAGCTCGACTCGCCGGTCGAACTCGCGCCGCTCGGCCACCTCGTCGAGGAACTGCGCATGGTCAAGGACGAGGAGGAGATCGGCCTCCTGCGCGAGGCGTGCGCCATCACCGACCGCGCCTTCGAGGCCGTCCTCCCCGAGATCCGCGCCGGCGTCACCGAGCGGGCCGTCGCGATCGCCCTCGAACGGGCCATGGTCGACCTCGGCGCCGAGCGCCCCGCGTTCGAGTCGATCATCGCGTCCGGGCCGAACGGCGCCGTCCCGCACCACCACCCCGGCGGCCGCGAACTCCAGGCCGGCGACCTCGTCACCATGGACTTCGGCGCCCTCTACGGCGGCTACCACGCCGACATGACCCGCACCGTCGCGATCGGCGAGCCCGCCGGCTGGCAGCGCGACCTCTACGACCTCGTCCATCAGGCGCAGCGGGCCGGGATCGCCGCCGCCGCACCCGGCGCGGACACCAAGGACGTCGACGCCGCCGCCCGCCAGATCATCGCGGACGCGGGCCACGGCGAGGCGTTCGGCCACGGCCTCGGGCACGGCGTCGGCCTGGAGATCCACGAAGCGCCGCTCATGGGGTACGACCAAACCGGTAAACTGCTGGACCGGGTTCCGATCACCGCGGAGCCGGGGGTCTACCTCGCGGGCCGGGGCGGGGTCCGCATCGAGGACACGTTGGTGGTCCGGGCGGACGGCCCCGAGCTCCTCACCACAACGACGAAGGACCTGCTCGTCCTGTAG
- the efp gene encoding elongation factor P, with protein MATTNDLKNGMTLNLDGQLWTVLEFQHVKPGKGGAFVRTKLKNVLSGKVVDKTFNAGTKVEVASVDKREMQYLYREGEDFVFMDTETYDQPHIPAAVVGTAADYLLPEQNAVIAFNNENPLYVELPAAVVLQITETEPGLQGDRSTGGSKPATLETGAQIQVPLFITTGEKVKVDTRSGEYLGRA; from the coding sequence GTGGCGACGACGAACGACCTGAAGAACGGCATGACGCTGAACCTCGACGGCCAGCTCTGGACCGTCCTGGAGTTCCAGCACGTCAAGCCAGGCAAGGGCGGCGCGTTCGTCCGCACCAAGCTCAAGAACGTGCTGTCCGGGAAGGTCGTCGACAAGACCTTCAACGCCGGCACCAAGGTCGAGGTGGCGAGCGTCGACAAGCGGGAGATGCAGTACCTCTACCGCGAGGGCGAGGACTTCGTCTTCATGGACACCGAGACCTACGACCAGCCGCACATCCCCGCGGCCGTCGTCGGCACCGCCGCGGACTACCTGCTCCCCGAGCAGAACGCCGTGATCGCCTTCAACAACGAGAACCCGCTCTACGTCGAGCTGCCCGCCGCCGTCGTGCTGCAGATCACCGAGACCGAGCCCGGCCTGCAGGGAGACCGCTCCACCGGCGGCAGCAAGCCCGCCACCCTGGAGACCGGCGCCCAGATCCAGGTCCCGCTGTTCATCACCACCGGCGAGAAGGTCAAGGTCGACACCCGCTCCGGCGAGTACCTCGGCCGCGCCTGA
- the nusB gene encoding transcription antitermination factor NusB, producing the protein MAARTKARKLALDILFAAELREEEPTAVLAGRGRPNQDELAEYPHAVRLIKGVQEHRDRIDDLIATYATGWTLERMPAVDRNILRMGAYELLWVDDVPDGVAVSEAVGLATELSTDESPRFVNGLLSRLQHLKPSLSL; encoded by the coding sequence ATGGCGGCACGCACCAAGGCGCGCAAACTCGCCCTGGACATCCTGTTCGCCGCGGAGCTGCGCGAAGAGGAGCCCACGGCCGTCCTCGCCGGCCGCGGCCGCCCCAACCAGGACGAACTGGCCGAATACCCGCACGCCGTCCGCCTCATCAAGGGCGTCCAGGAGCACCGCGACCGCATCGACGACCTCATCGCCACCTACGCCACCGGCTGGACCCTGGAACGCATGCCCGCCGTCGACCGCAACATCCTCCGGATGGGCGCCTACGAACTCCTCTGGGTCGACGACGTCCCCGACGGCGTAGCGGTCAGCGAGGCCGTGGGCCTGGCCACCGAACTCTCCACCGACGAATCCCCCCGCTTCGTCAACGGCCTCCTCTCCCGCCTGCAACACCTGAAGCCCTCGCTGAGTTTGTAA